In Lathyrus oleraceus cultivar Zhongwan6 chromosome 2, CAAS_Psat_ZW6_1.0, whole genome shotgun sequence, the DNA window AATGTTCAATGAAATAAAGAATCTTTACTTGGAAATTTAATTACAAGAAATCCTTGAAATCTTTCTTACATTGTTTCCCCTTTATTTTTCTCTTAAGGAAAACCCTCTGCAACTTTTACGTGAAGGCTGAATAGACAAAAACCCATAAAAAACACTGAATACTGTTTAATTTGATTTTTCTTTGATCAGTTTTTAACCAATGGCTAGCATGATGGAAGGTCCTTTGGTGGTGGCAGAACAGATTGACTTGGTTCTGGTCCATTTTCAACAAGGAAAGCTGTTTTCAACCCCCAACCAGTGTGCAGCTCCAAATGACAATGCATGAACCAGACACCTGTGTAATCATATTTATAACAACATCATGCCATGAGCAGAATATTATGCCATAAAGTTAAATATCATAGAAACTTTGTACAACTTCAGAAGTACCTGGATTGTCTGCTCGGAAACGAATTGCTGTCCAACCACCTGTGGGAACCCCAACTGTGTTCCTTTCAACAGGATCCACCAAGTTGTATTTAGAAGGGTCTTTAGCTGGATTGAAATTACCAATACCAGTTCCAACAACAAAAAAGTTATATCcatgaagatgaaatggatgtGATTCAACTGTGAGGAGATTTGTATCCTGCAAAACCAGCTCCACGGTAGAATTGAAGGAAATCTTGTTTACTCTTGTGCCTGTTAAAGATGCGAGATTGGCTGTTAATGGTGCACCGGTATAGTTGAAAGGAGTTGGAGGATGATCGGGAAAATCAGCTCTGAAAACACCCTTGATATCGAAGTAGTGAGCTTGGAGAAGCGCAATTTGAGGCATCACAAAAGATACATTGTTTATGGAAGCAAGAAACCGGGTTCCATTGAGGCATGTAGGGCAAGAATTCTTCCCTAAACCAATAGTGTAAAAGAGGTTTCTATCAACTTTGAGAGGAACATTTGCAGGGTACTTAGCAGAGTTCAAACTCTTCAATTTCTTGTTGTAACTCAAAGCAAAACCCGTGTCATTGCTAGCTGGCAACTGTGGAAGGACGGGTAGGACAGTGTTTGGTATATCTTTGTATTGAAATATAGCCGTAGCAGTTTTATTGTCAACTGAAACTGGAGCATCCATAAAAGCCTTGGCAGCCATGAAGTACCTGCCAGCAACATGGTTGGCACGAACCAGAACATTTGTGGTTTGACCAGGAGCAATTAGTATGGCCTGAGTGGTGAATGGTTTTGTATAAACAGCATCAACCTCCACTACTGTCATGTTGTGACCCGCAATGGCAAAGAAAAGCTCGTCGTTGAGTGCAGCGTTGATGATTCTCATGAGGTATGTCTTCCCTTGCTCTATCTCCATTGCAAATGTGTCTACAAAATTGAAGCAAATTAATTGCATTTCATACAAAGATTTCACTCTTTTGTAGACTATATAAACCAGTAACTAAAGTCTGGTTAATTATCACTCCCTTACATAATAATAACAAACTTTGGTTAATTTTACTTACGCTTTTCAAAACAAGGAAATAGTGGTCCTGGTTTTCCATTGATTGTATGTGCATCTGACATATTTGGTGGCAATCCCATTTTGTTCCCTTGCTTTTCAATCTCTTCCACATCATTGTTCCACCATTCACCTATTGCATGCACAAATAGTTAGTACATCAACTTTTGTACTTCATATCTTAGCATATGAATCTTTATAATGCTTACCAAGGAGAATTTCAAATTCTCTAGCAGGTTGTGGAAAAGGAAACGGTGTTCCAAGTTTAGGCATAATTACTATTGCACCATAGACAGTGGCCCTCAGCCAAAGAATATGTGCATGCCACCATAGTGTTCCTCTCTGCCCAGTAACGTTGAATTCGTAAGTATAGCTGTTACCAGTTTGTATCGGACACTGAGTGATGTAAGCCGGTCCATCCGCCCAACCATTACGATACTGTTTTAGTCCATGCCTATAATAACCATATATCTGATTGTTAAATGAAAAAAGAAACATTTGCTAATGTAAAAAACTTCAATTATATGTATTTAAAATCGGGCGCTACCAATGAATTGACATGTTGTATTGTGCATGATTGGTTACATTAACAATCACTTGGTCTCCTTCTCTGGCATAAATAGTTGGCCCCGGGAATCTTCCATTTACAGTTACAATAGGTTTCGCATGGCACAACCTACTCACATTCTTCACTTGAACCTGTAGAAAGAACAAAACACTATTTAAGGGAACCTTGCGTCGCAAGCTAGTAAGTTAAGCATGTTGAATATGATCAAAATACAACTCACATCAAACTGATATTTCTTTATGGCAGCTTCAGATGAAGAAAACATTAAACCAACAAAGAGGAATAAGAGAAAGGTTAATACAGACACGAAACCGCCCAAGCTTGCCATTCTGTTCTGCTTGATGTATAACTTCTTACTATTTTGAATATTATGAGTGCAGGTACATTATGGTgtatttatatatatttatatagacacacacatacacacatgtTTGAATACTTATTTGAATATTGTTGAAAAGGTAAAATGGGTTATCAGTTTGTTGAATGAAGGGTAAAAACTGAGCTAGGTTGATTTGGTAGTTTCTTAATGAGTTGTATAGATAGTAAAATAATGATATTTTAAAGGTATTGAGTTCCGTAGAGGCTGAGAATGGAAAGAAAAGAACAATGTTTATACATTGTACCTCAGAGTGAGAGGTACATGAAGCCAAACCAAAGTTAATATACACGGGCTATTCTTTATCGTTAAGGAGAAGCAATGGTTCATCAAGGGTGAGTCCTAATGCATATTGTATTTTTGAATCAAACagaattttattattattttagtGTATACTTCTAAACTCATGTTGGTAATGGAGAATTGTTTTCCTTCCAAATATCAATGTTGATGGTTGATTGGATTGCCCTCTAGAAACTAGTTTATATGATTCAGGCCAACAATAATTTTGGATGAAAATTTGCTTAAAATTTACTtttgattaattatttaatttcTACCAAATCTTTTGCTTGTGCTAGGCTATTTGTCTTTAGTTTCATACTAAGTTTTGTCTATCTGTTGTATTGCCAAACATTCAAGTTTTTTTTCCTATATATTTTGGTACAAATATTTTAGCTAAAGTGACTTATAATAGAAAAACAGAAGGAGTATAATTTATTTGACTTCATATGTTTGATTTGACTAGGAAGTATATTATGTTTTGGGAAGCACATTATCTTCCTGGAGTATACCCACGTACACATAGATTAAGAATTTTCAAATGAGTGTGAACAAAATCATATATGCAAATGTTTGTTAAGAAAGATGTATCAATACATAAATAAATAGTTGATgaatttattattattaaatataAACTAAAAAATTATATATAGATATCTTAAAATCTAAAAActatttatattttaaaattattttatatttataacTTTTAAAAAGGCATTTTTTAATATGTGTGACCCGACAAATACACAATAATTTGTCTCTTACATTATTCTAAATTTAActattaaaaaaaaattaatttcttAAGGCAACTTAATGATGATTAATTTAGCAAACATAAAAGTGATAAACTAAAAGTTCGTATGAACATAGATCGTTCAATTTCAACCAAGACACATGACCTGCTCTGTAACATGGGTTTTCACAGTAAATTTTAATACACACattgtaataaggatgtttacacgacatcaCAGTAAATTTTAATACACACattgtaataaggatgtttacacgacatccaacttATCTGAATCATACATGAGATGTTTACAGGATATTCATCTCATCTGATTATATCACATATTCACATAATAAGACATTCATAATTTGTCATCGCACACTCACTTTCTTTTTAAAGTATCATCACatcagaattatcatcaacaattatggaagataaagcaagtaatgacatttagtctcaacttcaattttaataacaaaataagagagttgtaatcaatcaactcaacatcttaagaatgCTCAACAATAAAATCAGTCAtatgacttcaacataatcagacataaggaataaaatacGCGTTTAACCCAACCAGATGTcacatgatcagagcaaggtaccactagtaaaagcgacAAAGTAAAGAAGTAATTCCAAGAGATATCTTCTATCTACTTCCGCGATGCTACTCCAAAGTATatgcacgatgcccatgtaaaggcaacattcaaacataaGGGGTGGGAATACACTTTAATAGTTAGCGGTGAAAAACAATCAGAAGTAGATTAACTAACAACATCACACACTAAttgcaacaacatcaacatatCAAGTATTCTCATCCACACATCATAACACAAAAAAATAATCACCAAATGCAACACAAATGCAAATGTACTCAACAACTAACTCAACATGCATGTGGTACAAATTTATGAACATTTAGGTCCATTTTCACTCCacgatccccaccataggatcgattccctcttgAAACCGGAGCGCACcaaatcgctaccatcaccatagtTAACGCTTCACTAATCTCCCACAATAGGAATTAGGATCGGGGCTCATCATAAAGAACTGAAGTTCAGACAACATGAATGCGTGGACTCTCAATCATGCAACAACAACACATAATTCTCACAACTTAATAGTCATGTTCAACACCACATCAACATCACATCCACATCATAAAAAAATTAACAACATTATCATGACAACATCAACATATCAACATCATTATCACACGACACTATCACAACAATGCATTGATTCATCAACTAAACGTATAAACAATCAACTTCACAAACATAATAGACATGGGAATAATACTAAAACAATTCACCTATATCTATCATGTTATATCTCTATGTATTATCTTCCTAACACATCAAACGGCTCGTCGTTTAGATATACGGTTAAAAAGTTATGGGGTAAAACGTCAAAGTCCAAaacaagaaaattttcaaaactGATACAGTAACAACCGATTGTCACAAAACAACAATCTATTGTTCTAGCCTCTGCAACCCAAAAATCAGGTTTTTTAAGAATAACAACCGATTGTCACAAAACGACAATCGATTGTTCTAACCTCTGCAACCCCAAATTCACATTTTTTAAGCATAACAACCGATTGTCACAAAACAACAGTCGATTGTTCTAACCTCTATATCCCCAAAATCACATTTTTAAGCATAACAATCGATTGTCACAACAACATTTGATTATCACAAAATAACAATCGATTGTCACAATGCACCTTTCCAAaaatccctatttttttcctATTACGTGAATCCCTCCTAGTTTTCACTTCAACCACCAATCAGTTTCAAATTTGTGCATCCAAAAACATCCCCATATATTTTCTAACAAGATCAATACATATATCATGGTAATTATCATCAATCTATTAATTTTTATCATGAATTAGACACTTGGATTCATGCCCTAAATCACTCAATCTCATATCAATTTTCATGGATTCATTTGATTTCAAGAACACAACAACAACACATCAACACACACAATTACAATTCACATCATGGCATATAAAAACATAATTATCATTGAATTTCTATCAACATTTCATCATAACTCACAGGAAGAACAAACCCTATGGAGGTTAAGAGTCCCTCAGCTATATCCTTCATCACACTCCTATTATTGAACCAAATTCCCACCCTTACTCGAATTCCTTGGAAAAATTCTAAATTAGAACCTTCACTCTCTTCCCTTGATCACCTTACCTCTTGCCTCTTTGCTTCTTTTTCTCAAATGTCACGTACTGTGAAAATCTCCCTAAACCTAGGTTCTTCTTAACATCTTATTTTTATGGTAAACTTTTCCAAATCACCAACTTGACCCAAACTTAGTTATCTCTTATTCCTTTCACCcactaactttctcaatttctcatatttggcccaattattctatcttcactaattaatataataaaaataaataaacattaTTTTTAATTAGCAAAACAACTCTAAATTATTCTACTCACTTTTATCATCTCTATATACCCCTAACTCAAGGATACATACCCCGCCAACACCTAACCATAAATGGGGTGTTATAACTCTCCCCCACTTAAGAAATTTTTGCCTTAAAAAATTACCTTTGGAAAACAGAGCCGGATACGACTCTCTCATCTGCTCCTTACGCTCCCAAGTCATGCTCCCACCAACTGGTCCACCCCAAACTACCTTCAGTAAGGCAATCTCTTCATCACGCAACTGCTTCACTTCCCGATCCTCTATCCGCACGGGTGATGCCTCAACAATCAGGTTATCTCTCACATGCACATCATTCACCTGGATCACATGAGACGGATCCagaatgtatctcctcaactgagacatatgaaacacatcatgaagattatCAAGCGGTAGCAACAAAGTAATTCGATAGGCCACCTCTCTTATCCTCTGTAAAATCTGTTACAGACCAACAAAATGCGGCAtgagctttcgagacttcaaagctcgaccaatACCAGTTACCGACGTATCTCTCAAAAACATGTGATCCTCCTCCTAGAACTCAAGTgctttcctcctcttgtcatggtAACTTTTCTGACGACTCTGCGACGCTTTCATCTTTTCTTGGATTATCTTGATCTTTTCAGTCACCTGGTaaacaatctcaggtccgagcACAACACTCTCgcctgactcataccaacataaaggagttctacacctcctaccatacaacgCCTCATCCGGTGCCATTTTGATACTAGAATGGAAGTTGTTATtataggtaaactcaatcaacaAAAAATAGCTATCCCAAACACCTCTTTGTTTTAGCACACAAGCCCAAAACAAATCCTCAAAAGAGTGGATATTCCTCTCTGATTGACCATCCGTCCGCGGATGATAAGTAGAACTTAACTTTAGCTTAGTACCCAAAACAACCAGACTCTCCCAGAACCTCGATGTAAATCTTCGATCTCTATCTGACATGATACTTGAAGGAATACCATGCAGCTTCACAATCTCATCAATATACAATTTAGACAGCTTCTGTAAAGGATAAATGATCCTCATCGGTATAAAATAAGCCAATTTGGTCAAGCTATCCAaaatcacccaaattgaatcgCGTCCCTTTGAATTCTTTGGCAAACTTGTtcaaaatccatggaaatgctatcccatttccactctggaatatTCAATGGTTGAATCAGACCCAACGACTTCTGATGTTCGATCTTTGACTTCTGGcaggtcaaacaagcatacacAAATTCGACAACCTCTTTCGTCATTCATGGCCACCAAAACATattcttcaaatcttgatacattttggtcgcacctggatggatactctACTTACCACTGTGTCCTTtctcaagaatactcttcttaagttcggaCACATCTGGAACAGAAACTCTGTCTCTGAATCTCATCACACCATTTCTGTCAATCATGAAGTCACCTCCTTCACCATGATTAATCAACACTAACCGATCAATCAATCCCAAGTTGATCTTCAGCCTTCCCTGATCTCATCAAGAATACCACTGGTCAGTTTCAACATACCCATTTTCACACTGCTAGGGGTCTTTTCACATATCAAACTCATATCTCTGAAATGTTCAATCAATTCCAACTCTCGAACCATAAGCATCGACATGTGCAAAAACTTCCTACTTAATGCATCAGCTACGACATTAGCCTTACCAGGATGGTAACTCAAGCTAAAATCACAATCCTTTAGGAATTCTAGTCACCTTAtctgtaacaacccaattttagtaattatttcttatattattattaa includes these proteins:
- the LOC127120230 gene encoding laccase-11: MASLGGFVSVLTFLLFLFVGLMFSSSEAAIKKYQFDVQVKNVSRLCHAKPIVTVNGRFPGPTIYAREGDQVIVNVTNHAQYNMSIHWHGLKQYRNGWADGPAYITQCPIQTGNSYTYEFNVTGQRGTLWWHAHILWLRATVYGAIVIMPKLGTPFPFPQPAREFEILLGEWWNNDVEEIEKQGNKMGLPPNMSDAHTINGKPGPLFPCFEKHTFAMEIEQGKTYLMRIINAALNDELFFAIAGHNMTVVEVDAVYTKPFTTQAILIAPGQTTNVLVRANHVAGRYFMAAKAFMDAPVSVDNKTATAIFQYKDIPNTVLPVLPQLPASNDTGFALSYNKKLKSLNSAKYPANVPLKVDRNLFYTIGLGKNSCPTCLNGTRFLASINNVSFVMPQIALLQAHYFDIKGVFRADFPDHPPTPFNYTGAPLTANLASLTGTRVNKISFNSTVELVLQDTNLLTVESHPFHLHGYNFFVVGTGIGNFNPAKDPSKYNLVDPVERNTVGVPTGGWTAIRFRADNPGVWFMHCHLELHTGWGLKTAFLVENGPEPSQSVLPPPKDLPSC